A genomic segment from Odontesthes bonariensis isolate fOdoBon6 chromosome 8, fOdoBon6.hap1, whole genome shotgun sequence encodes:
- the LOC142385909 gene encoding sodium-coupled monocarboxylate transporter 1-like, with product MSGHLKGSGSFGVEDYVVFALMLLVSTGIGLYHAWVDRNQRGSRNFLTGGRTLTALPVALSLTASTISSVMVLSNPAEVYCFGAIFGLGAIAFTVSMVITSEIFLPIFYRLGVTSSYEYLELRFNRATRLLGMAFCIIQTILFAGVTVYGPALALNQVIGMDLWVGISSTAIVCTFYCTLGGLKAVVWTDVFQVVIMLSGYLAVVVKAVIVRGGVSTILSDAQRGGRLNFWDFDMNPLRRHTFWTLAVGGSVFWSCVFGISPPSVQRYASCRSVTHARLAVFINLLGLCSFLVCTVFSGLCLYSVYQDCDPWTSGRISSPDQLMPYLVMDILTDTPSLPGLFLAAVYSCSLSTVSTCINALAAVTLEDLIKPCIRTSEKHQLIISKGLSCFYGVLCIAIAGMASNMGEMMQAVATVTGVTGGPLLGLFSLGMLCPFANSKGALSGLASGFVATLCVSLGEMMSPSPPEMTRPLSLTTEGCNFTPTALPLEQNSLTGGDLCRFPLTVRHLQLGKWQSPSYLYFSLIGAVVALTVGSTVSLLTGGQRQKVEPRLTFQKEDTTFYQLFKFVKDNVTRRAETHELTKRPEGGNTNPAFCDSEIHMRGTS from the exons ATGTCAGGGCACTTAAAGGGATCCGGCTCCTTCGGGGTCGAAGACTACGTGGTGTTTGCCCTCATGCTGCTGGTGTCCACTGGCATCGGGCTTTATCACGCCTGGGTGGACAGGAACCAGAGAGGCTCCAGGAACTTCTTAACTGGCGGCCGCACACTGACTGCGCTGCCTGTCGCTCTGTCGCTGACCGCCAGCACCATATCATCCGTCATGGTGCTGTCCAACCCGGCCGAG GTGTACTGCTTCGGAGCCATTTTTGGACTGGGTGCCATCGCCTTCACCGTGTCAATGGTGATCACATCTGAGATCTTTCTCCCCATCTTCTACCGGCTGGGCGTCACCAGCAGTTATGAG TACCTGGAGCTGCGTTTCAACAGAGCAACCCGTCTGTTGGGAATGGCATTTTGCATTATTCAGACG ATCCTCTTTGCTGGAGTCACCGTTTACGGCCCGGCTCTGGCTTTAAACCAAG TGATCGGCATGGATCTCTGGGTTGGAATCAGCTCAACAGCCATTGTTTGCACCTTTTACTGCACGCTG GGTGGGCTGAAGGCGGTGGTGTGGACCGATGTGTTCCAG GTTGTAATAATGCTCTCGGGCTACCTGGCTGTTGTGGTCAAAGCTGTGATCGTGCGAGGAGGCGTCTCCACCATCCTGTCAGACGCACAACGGGGAGGAAGACTCAACTTTTGGGA CTTTGACATGAATCCTCTGAGGAGACACACCTTCTGGACCCTCGCTGTCGGGGGCTCGGTGTTCTGGAGCTGCGTGTTTGGGATCAGTCCACCGTCGGTCCAGAGATACGCCTCCTGCAGGAGCGTCACTCACGCCAGGCT AGCTGTGTTCATCAACCTGTTGGGTCTTTGCTCCTTCCTGGTGTGCACGGTGTTTTCTGGGCTGTGCCTCTACTCGGTCTACCAGGACTGTGACCCCTGGACCTCTGGCCGGATTTCATCTCCTGATCAG CTGATGCCGTACCTGGTCATGGACATCTTAACGGACACTCCCAGCCTTCCAGGACTCTTCCTTGCAGCTGTGTACAGCTGTTCTCTcag CACAGTGTCCACCTGcatcaacgccctggctgccgTGACTCTGGAGGACCTGATCAAACCCTGCATCAGAACATCTGAGAAGCACCAGCTCATCATCTCCAAAGGGCTGA GTTGTTTCTACGGGGTCCTGTGCATCGCCATCGCTGGGATGGCCTCCAACATGGGAGAGATGATGCAG GCGGTTGCTACCGTCACCGGGGTCACTGGGGGTCCGTTACTGGGCCTGTTCTCTTTGGGGATGCTTTGTCCGTTTGCCAACTCTAAA GGAGCTTTGTCCGGTCTGGCCTCAGGCTTTGTTGCCACCCTGTGCGTGAGCCTTGGAGAAATGATGTCcccttcccctcctgagatgACCCGCCCTCTGTCCCTGACCACCGAGGGCTGCAACTTCACTCCGACTGCTCTGCCTTTAGAACAAA ACAGCCTGACAGGAGGTGATTTGTGCCGTTTTCCCCTCACTGTCAGACACCTGCAGCTGGGTAAATGGCAGTCTCCGTCCTACCTTTACTTCAGTCTCATTGGAGCTGTGGTTGCTCTGACTGTGGGATCGACAGTCAGCCTCTTGACAG GAGGTCAAAGGCAGAAGGTGGAGCCGAGGCTTACTTTCCAGAAAGAAGATACGACCTTCTATCAGCTGTTTAAGTTTGTCAAAGACAAT GTCACGAGGAGAGCAGAGACACACGAGCTGACAAAGAGACCAGAAGGTGGCAACACCAATCCTGCTTTCTGCGACTCCGAGATCCACATGAGAGGAACCAGCTGA
- the lyrm5a gene encoding LYR motif-containing protein 5A, producing MANPLKAEVMKLYKTLLYLGREYPKGSAYFRERLKVAFLKNKDETDPQKIKELVARGDFVIKELEALYFLRKYRAMKKRYYEPEE from the exons ATGGCGAACCCTTTAAAGGCTGAGGTTATGAAGCTCTACAAAACT CTGCTGTATCTTGGCCGTGAGTACCCAAAGGGATCGGCGTATTTCAGAGAGCGCCTGAAGGTTGCCTTCCTGAAGAACAAAGACGAGACCGACCCTCAGAAGATCAAAGAGCTCGTGGCCAGAGGAGACTTTGTCATCAAGGAACTGGAAGCTCTCTACTTCCTGAGAAAATATCGAGCCATGAAGAAGAGGTACTACGAGCCGGAGGAgtga